CGCACCGCCGCCATCGCCGATTCCGCATCCCCAGTGAAGGCCGCGTCGAGAATCAGGTGAGCTTCTTCCTGGAATTGCACCACTTTGGCCCGCAGCCGGGCGTCCTTAATGCGCCCCGCGCTAATCCCGAAAAGAAAACCGCTTAGATATTGCCGGGGCAAACAGATGAGAACCCGGTTTTGCCCTTCAGCCTCACCCTGCGTATTCATTACGAATACGGAGAGGGTCCGGATTTTCTTCGCCAACACCGCATCTCGCCTGATTCGGTTGAACTGCGACCCCCAGGAGAGACCCAACGCCTCGACAATCGGCCGCAGCGCCACATAGATTTCGCCGTCTTCGCCTAACTGCACGATAAGCCGGTCTTCATAGAATGGGATGGTCACTTCGCCAATGGAGAGTAGTTCCTGGTCGTTTGTCTCGCTCATCGTCACCTCGCTGCGCCTGATTCGTCCGGTTTTCCGCAGGCTGTTTGCCTGACCAGATTATACCCCTGATAGAACATATGTGCAGCCCAAGAAAGCGCCGGTCAGTCTGACTGGCGCTCCAGGCGAAACGGGGCCAGCGTGGCCGCCGTCATCGGCACACTGCGCATGACCGGTGGCGTCAGGCTGAAATAACAGCCCAGCACCGTCACCTGCCGCTGCAAGACCATCTCCGTCACCAGATGGCCGGCCACGGCCGCCACCAGCCGGTTGACCATCAGCGATTGCGCCTCTTGTTGAGCCATGACGGCACAGGAGACGGCCGTTGCCTCCTCCGCCTCAGCCAACAATCCCGGTTCCTGGAGGTAGGGGTAGGGCAGGCCGGTACACAAGCCGAGTTTGTCCAGCCGGATCATCTCCGGCCGGCCGGTATTGCCCAGCAGCACTTGACCATTGACCCGCTCGTTGCCACACGACAGCAGCCAGAGGCCGCCATCATGGGCCAGCGCCGTGCGCGCCATCTCCTGCCGCGCCGCTGTGTTGTCCACGCAGTCAATCAGGAGGTGTAATTGCCCCCGCCGCTCTGCCCCGCCCGAAAGCCAGCGTTCGCCCAGCGGATGGTTGTACCGCTGCGGCCAGGCGACCACGTCCAGCCCGTAGGCGGCGTTGAGCCGCGCCGCCAGGTCTACGCATTTGGGCACGGCCGTGGTCAGGGCGCTGGCGGCGGCAAAGCTCTGCCGGCCGACGTTGCCCGGTTCAACCACGTCGTGGTCTACCAACGTCAATTCCACCCGGATGCCTTGCTGCCGCGCGTGGTAGGCCAGGCCGCCCAACGCCAGCGCCAGCGCCGACCCGGTGCCGCCGCAGCCTACTTGCAGGATGCGGACGTGGCTGGTTTCTCTTAGCAGGACCCGATAGGTTGGTTCGATGGTCAGGGGAGTCATCGGTAGCTGGCGGCTGGTTGTTGGTAGCTGGCGGCTGGTGGTTGGCGGCTGGCCGTTGGTGGTTGGCGGCTGGTGAACGGCCGTTAACCGGTTGTCGGCTGCCATTGGCTGGCGCGGTTGCCGCTCCGGTTAAGTCCTCCACCTCGACCACCGGCAGGCCAAAGTAGCCGCCTGGCTGCCCTTTGCCCTGGGCACGGGCAATCTCGTCGGCGATGTTGGCCCACAGGCTCTGCCACATCCGGCTCAGGGCGATGTGCAGTTCGCCCGGACTGTGCGCGACGTGGCGCAAATCGGCCCAATCGGTGAAGGCCGGAACCACCGACTGGTAGTTGCCCAGGTTCACCCGCTGCTCCAGGCTGACGCTGACGGTGCGCACGAAAATGGGGTCTGGCTCGCCAGTTGACGGCGGCTGCAAACCCAGAAAGACCAGTTCATCACCGCCTTGCAGCCGCTGGTACTGCGCCCGCACGTTCTCTCGCGCCATCCGCCGCACCCGCTCTTCGGCGTGGTGCAGGTCGAAGGCCGCCCCTTCCGTCGCGTAGCTCTTCACCCAGATGGTTATCGCCGGGTTGAGGCTCTCAAAGTTTCCCAGATTAAACTTCCGGTCGTAGGTGACGGCGAAGCCGCGCAGCAGCACCGGCTCTTCCAACTCGTAGGTGAAGCCGGTTAACTCTTCTTCTAAACTAGCCGGGCCAGACCCGTTGCCATTGCTCTGTCCATTCTTGTTCATCGCTTCTCCTTCTCGCTAAATGGTCCGCTGCTGCAGAAAACGACCGCTACCGGCAGCGGCAGCCAATATCCATACACCCCCACCCGCAGGCGCATCTCCGGCTCACTATCCAATTTGCCGATGACCCCGTACAGCCGCGCTCCCTGCTCGTCGGCGTTGTCGGTGGCGCTGAAAAAGGCGGCCATATTGCCGTGCGAATGCAGGTCGCACAGGATGGCCGGAGCGCTGTTTCCGACAGCGACGACGCTGCTGCCGGTGGCCAACTGCGACGGCCGTCGGACCTGCACCCGTCCAGCCTGGCAGTGCAATTGGTAAAACACCTCGTTCAGCCCGCCATCCGGCCGGCGGGCGCGGCCGGCGTCGGCCAGAATACTGTTGAGCAGACTGCCCGACAAGCGGGGAATCTTGAGGCGAAAATCCGCCGCCAGCAGCGGCAGCCCACGCACAACGGCGGCAGCGACCGGTATCCGGGCGGCGAAAAAGCGCGTCTCGGCGCGGATGAACAGCCCATTGCCCGCCAGAACGTACTGATAGGCCAGGGCATCGGTCGGCGGCAGCGGCTCGTGGCGGTGAATCTGGTAGGTGACCAGGTTGGGGAACATATCTCCTCCGGATAACAAAAAGCCGTCGCCACCAACAAGGTGGCGACGGCCGTTGCGAGTGACAATGCCTGGGAACCGGCGTCTGTCGGCTATGGCTATCGCTATCGCTTACAGAAGGGTAAAAGTCAAAAGACAAAACACCATCAAAGCAAATGCCCGACACTCTGCCGTGTAGGAACCAATTCCTTCAGTGGGAAATGCTTCTTGCCGTTTAACTCTGCCCACAAACGGCGCACGTCGTCCGGGTAACGCTGACACTTGCCGTTACTCAGATGAGAATTGAAGGCGCTGCCTTCCAGGAACAAATCCAGCGCCGGCCTGATACTCTGCGTCGAGCAGACCGGAAAGGGCGCGTCGCCCTGGCAGATATGGCCAGTGTGGTGGACATTTGGGCAGGGGGCCTCGTACAGCGGTTCACGGCCGTTACTCGGCCGCTGCCTGACAGCAAACACGTGGTAGGCTTTGCCGCTGCCGACAAACACCAGCGATGGTAGGGGAATATGATACCCTTGCCGCACTGCGCCCTCTTCCACTTGCACCCGCCACCGCCGCGCCGGGACAAAGATAGCCAACGTCACCGTCTGTCCGCGCTGCCGCCAGAACAACACGTCCGGCGGCAGCAGACCGCTGCCCAATGTCACGTTCATACAAGCGCCGACCACGTCCTGGACGGCGACGGGATGGGTGGTCGTCCGGCCGTCTTCCGTCCACTGGCTCATCATCACGGCCGTATTGTAGAAATCCAACCGCAGCCGCGGACATGTTGTCACAGATACCCCATCTTGCTCATCCATCTTCGCCCTCTTCCTCTAGCTCTAGCTCTAGCACCCCCTCTTCCTCTAGCTCTAGCTCCTCCCACGCCGTCGCCAATGCGTCGCGCACGGCCGTCAGCTTATCGGCAGTCTCCACCGGCGTCTGCTCTTGCCAGTCCAACAGCCGCTGCGCCCGCTCGGCCACCGGCTGCGCCGCCTGCCATTCGGCCGCCAGCCAGGCCACGTTCTCGGCCGTCCACGGCGGATGCCCCCCGCCCTCGACCAGGGCCATCTCGCCGGTGTCCAGCCAACTATTGCCAGTGTTGTGGTCCAGCATCTCAATCAGGTCCGGCAAGGCGTCCAGCGGCTCCGGCAGGTTCAGCTCGCGCAGTCTGGTCACCAAACGCTGCGGTTCCAGATTGCGGGGAACCAGGTGGTCGGGATAGAGGGCGGCGAATTCGGCACGGCCGTCCGGTGGGTCGTCGTCGCGGCGGGCGTAGCTCATGTACAGCAGATAGGGCGCTGGCTCTTTCCATCCATCCCACTCGTCGTGCCACTCATCGTAGCCCAAAGGCACAAGGGGAATCTCAAACAACCGCCATTCGATGCCTTCCAAATCTATCTCCCAGACATCCTCATAGACAGGGAACAGTCTGCCCACTCGCTCCAGGAAGCGGCCCATGGCCTGAGACACATCCTCGTCGTCGCGCCAACCGCCGATTGCTTCATCCAGCCATTCAGTCTCGTCCGGGAAAACCATCTCGTACAACTCTGCCAGCCGGTCGGCCAGTGGAAGAAAGTCGAATGGCGGGATGATGGGGCAGACAACCGGGGTATCGGCCAAGGCGTCGGTCGCCGTCAGGAGCGTCGGCCGCAGGTCTAGAATCCCAAGGGCAGGCAGGGCAGGGGAATGGGCGGTATTTGTTGACATGAAACTATCATCCGGTTGACCGCGAAGGTCTGGTCGCGCACGTCCGCCGTACACGCCTGCAAAACAGCTCTGTGCCGCCGAACAGCGCGTAGGGTTAACGGCCGTTCGCCTTCTAAAGCCGCAAAGATGGGAACCAGCGGGGCGCCGCGCTCCGGCAAGACGGCCAGCGCGGCCAGGAGCGCGTCAAGACCAGTTGTCTCCGGCTCATTCATCGCTGCCCGCCCCTTGGGCCGCGCACCCTTGGGCCGCGCACCCTTGCGCCGCGCACCCTTGCGCCGCGCACCCTTGCGCCGCGCACCCTTGCGCGCCACTTGCTTGCTGAAGGTAATCTCCAGTGTCCCGTCATCCAACAGTTTCTCTTCCGTTTTGGCGTGGCTCAATTCCGGCAGGAAGGTCCGCAGGTGGTGGAGGACGTTCTCGACGCTGTACTCCGACCCCGGGTCGGGAAAGGTTTGCGCGCCGTATTTGAAGACGCGCCGGGTGTAACCGGACGCGCCCGCCGTCGCGGGGACGGCGACATTGTCGGTGATGGGTACTTCTTCGGTTGTCATCGGGTCTTCTCCTTAGCTAGAGGATTGAGCGAGAGCTAGAGGATTGAGCTAGCAGCTTGTCGGAGAAGATACGTTTCTCCGAACAAAAATGATTTCGGTGTAAACTTTGGGTATGGCAAGAAAATTCAGAACTGCTGATTACGAAAAGACCCTGGACCTGCAAATCACCTTGCGCGATGTCCTGCCACCCGACCATTTGGCTCGCTTCATTGTCGCTGTCGTCGCCCAACTTGATTTGGGGATCATGTATAGAAAGTATAGCGAGCAGGGTGCGCCACCCTACGCCCCGGAATTGCTGTTGGGATTGTTGTTTTATGGCTATGCTACGGGCGTTTTCAGTTCGCGCAAGATTGAACGCGCCACCCATGAGGTGATTCCCTTTCGTTTCATTACCGGTGACATGCACCCCGACCATGACACGATTGCGGCTTTCCGCCAACAATTTCTGGCTGAACTGAAAGAGTTGTTTGTCCAGATACTGTTGATTGCCCAGGCGATGGGCTATTTGCAATTGGGTAACGTCAGTCTGGATGGCAGCAAAATCCATGCCGATGCGTCCAAGAGCAAAGCGGTCAGTTACCAGCGGCTGTTGGCTATCGAAGCCTATCTGCAAGCCGAAGTCGAGGAGTTGTTCACTTTGGCTGAAGTTGCCGATGGAGGACAACTGCCCGAAGAGATGAACATTCCCGATGAGATTGCCCGACGCCAGCAGCAATTGGCGCGGCTGGCCGAAGCCAAGAAGGTGCTGGAGGAACGCGCCCAGGCCCGGTATGAAGCCGAGCAAGCCGAATACGAGGCCAAGATGCAAGCCCGGGCCAAAAGCCGACCCACAGGGAAAAAGCCGCCGGGCAAACCACCGCAGCCACCCACCCAGGACCCAGAGATAAAGACCAGTACAACTTCACCGACCCCGAATCGCGCATCATGAAAAACGCCACCAACAGCGGCTTTGACCAACATTATAACGTCCAGGTAGTGGTTGACCATGACAGTCGTCTGGTAGTGGGCAATTGGTTGTGTGACCATACCAACGATAAACAGGCCGCCCTGCCAACTCTCGACACCGTACCACCAGTCGTGGGTCAGCCGAAAAGGTCAATTTGGACACCGGCTATTTCAGCGAAAACAACATCGCCAGCTTGGAAGCGCGCGGCATTGACCCCTACATCGCCACCGGTCGCAGCCCCACCATCAGGGTTGGCGTGCCTTTTCCTGGACAATCCCAACCCGCCACCCAATGATGCTTCCGTCAAAGAGCAAATGGCTTACAAACTGCAGACCACCCTCGGCAAAGCCACCTACCGTTTGCGCAAATCGACGGTTGAACCGGTTATCGGTATCATCAAGGGAAACCGGGTTTCCGTCAGTTTTCTCTGCGAGGCCTGGTTGCTGCCGGTGGCGAATGGACATTGGTTTGTCTGGCTTACAACTTGAAACGATTGCATACCTTGCAGGTTGGTTGATGGGGGCGTTATTGCCCCCTGCCTGATGCCCGAAAACGGGCTGTAAAACCGTGCAAAATTCATGGTAATGAGGCCAATATGAGTTGCAAACTGCTTGTCTTGATGCTTTGAAATCGTTATTTGTCTATCATGGGGCCTTCAGAAGATATTTTTCCGACAGCCTGCTAGAGGAAGAGTTTGAGATGACGTTCTTCCTCTAGCTCTCGCTCTAGCTCTAGCTTTTCCTCTCGCTCTAGCTCAAAACAGGGATAGATTGTGGACTTGTGGACGAGGCGGGGGCGGCGGTACGGCCGTTTGCGGCAAATGGGTGGCCGCCACCGACGCGGCGACTTCTTCTTCCGCCACCAGTTCTTCGTCCAACTCATCTGATGATACGGCGGCAGTCAATTGCGCCTGCACCCCATAGGCCGTCCAGGCGGCGTTAATCAGGTCGAGCAGCGCGTCGAAACGGCCGCTCCGGCTCACCGGCGGCTGCTCGGCTGCGCCTACGCTGACCAGCGCCAGCCGCTCGTCACGGGTCGATCCGCCAGCCACCAGGGTGACAACAATCGTCACCGCTTTGTCGGCCAATGGGTCGGCAACAGTTAATATCGGGTTCATCGCACCTCCTGAGCGAGAGGATAGAGCTAGAGCTAGAGGAAGAGGTGGAACTCATGCTCTTCTTCTAGCTCTCGCTCTCGCTCTCGCTCTCGCTCTCGCTCTCGCTCTCGCTCTCGCTCTCGCTCTCGCTCTCGCTCGCTCTCGCTCTCGCTTCTTCTCTAGCTAAACGGCCGTTCCTGATAAGCCGCAAACTGTGCCGCGCTGCCGTTCAACGGCAGGCTAAACAACTGTCCCTGCGCCCGCTGCCATTCGGCGTGCGCCCAGATAAACAGGGTAAATAGCTGCGCATCGCTCAATTCACCGCCCTGCGTCGCCAACTGCTGGCTGAACCAGTCGCTGTGGCTTTCGCTGGCCGCCAGCGGCCGGCCGGTCAGGAATTCAAAAGCGTTGCGCTCGCTGCCATGCCGGTTGGCCGCCTGGACCAGGTGCAATAGCTGCTCCTTCAACCAGGCCCGCGGTATCTCCGGCGGCGCCGGATGGGCCGGAATGAGTTCCGTCCACGGCCGGTTGGGCGCAAACTGGCGACAGACCGGTATCTGTGGCGCGTTTTTGTCGTCGGCTGCCAGCACCTTAAAAGCTACCTGGCGCGACCGCCCGGCCCAGGCGCAGTGCGGTACGCTCTCATCTTTGGTCGGGCTGGCTTCTAGCTTGTGGCGGCAGTCACCGCAGGCGGTGGCGAAGGGATGGCTGACGGCCATCTGCCCGTGCCGGGCCATGAAGTCGGCAATCCGCGCCCGCTGTTTGGCGATGGGCGAATCGGAGGGCGGCGGGGTGGGGGCAGGGCTGCCGGTGAACGGTTGACCGGTATCCGCCAACGGCCGTTGACCCTTCTCCGGCTTTGGTTTCGCGTCAACTGTTGAACCGCTGCTACCCACCATCGCCCCGCTTCCCTCTTCCTCTCGCTCTCGCTCTCGCTCTCGCTCTAGCTCTAGCTCCCGCTCTTTGGCCGCCTGCGTCTGCCACGCCTGCAGCAAATCATCGTAGCTTTTGACCCGGTAATCGCCGCCTTCGCCCACCACACCCGGATGCTGCCCCCACGCCCAGGGTACACGCACGTCGAAGTTGTCGTTGGGGGCCAGTCCGTGCAGGCAGCGTTCTCCTTCCTCACCCACCCGGCAGGGCATTCCCAATGGCCCACCCTGACCTTGCGACAGGTCATCGCGCAGTGACTGTCTGGGTAACTGCCCGATGGGACAGGTCGCACAGGAGACTTCGGTGATGAGGTACTGCACCACCTCCGACCAGTGAATCTGCCCATTGGCGAAGTAGGTCTCGCCGCCCAACGCCTGGAACCAGAGCGCCAGCTTCTCCTGCTTGCTCCACGGCTCCTCATGGACGTCGCGGAAAATGAACATCGCCGCCGCCGCGTAGGCGTCCTCCGGGTAGGCGGCCAACGCCTGCCCCCACAACTGCACCAGGGCGCGGGCAATGTTGCGCTGCGACTGGTGCTTGACCATCAGCGGCAATTGCAGGCCCGGCCATTTCTTCAGCGTGGCGGCGCACTCCTTGATAGCCTTTGCCGTGAGCTTGCCCGGCTCATTGGCCAGGATGAAGATAGCCAGACCGGTGCGCTTCGGCTCCGGCAGGTCGGCCACGGCCGTCGCTACGCTCATCGGCAGTTCCCCGGCGGCGATGCGCTGCGCCAGGTCGGGCGGGATGTCGGTCAGCGCCAGGTGGTTGCGCACATAGTGGATGTGCTGACCGCAGTTGCGCGCGATTTCTTCCGGCGTCGCGCCGGCCAGCAGCGCCTGACGGAAGCTGTGGGCCACACCCATCATGTCCGGCTGGTCGCTGCCGAAGTTGGCGCTGTGCAGCGCCAGGATTTGCGCCTTCGGACTGCCCTCGAAGAGGACAAACGGGATTTCTTCCGCCCCGTACTTGCCCAGCAGCGAGGCGATGAGCGCTTCCAGCGAACCGAGCGATTCGACAAGGGTGGCAATCATCGTCCGCGTGACCTCGATGGATAATCTCTGTGTCCGGCCGTTCGGCGGCCCAGTCGCGCAGGGCGAAGGCCAGCAGTTGGGCCATTTGCCGCCGGTGGCCGCTGATGATGTAGTAGCTATCGGCCGTCTGGCCGTTGGCGGCCGGGGTGGCGACGGGAGTCGCGACTCTCGTCGCGACGACCGGCTGCCACTGGTCCAGGCCACGTTCGTAGACCTGCAAGGTCAGGGCAGCCAGCGCTCCCAGGTCGTAGCTGGCCCGCATCTGCGCCGGGTGGGGCTTCAGGTGTTGGATGGCTGTGGTTGGCATGGAAATACTCCTTTTTGAATGCGGAATGATGAAGGGGGAATGATGAATTCCCATCTGGTGGGCGGTTGAGAAAAAGGGGGGAAGCTAGAGCTAGAGCTAGAGCAAGAGCAAGAGCAAGAGTAGGTCTCTTCCTCTTCTTCTTCCTCTTCCTCTAGCTCTAGCTCTCGCTCTAGCCCTGGCTCAATACTCATTTGGGAGCAGCGCCGTGGTGACGCTGCGGTCGGCTTCGGTAATCACCCAGAGGCGCACTGTCTCGCCATCGGCGGTGGGTACGTCGTAGGCGGAGAGGATGCGCAGCCCTTCTTTAACGGCCGTTTCATTCTGCCGCCGGTCGAAGGCATCCAATTGACCCCAATCCCCCCGGTGATGGCGGGCGATGTAGGGCGTTGGGTCAATGCCCAGCGCCGCCACCCCCGGCGTCATCACCACCTGGCCCAGAGGAAACAGCCCTGGCGTGTCCCGATTGGCTTCCTCGACCAGAGAGATGTAGAGGTAGGGCGCGCCGCTGTTGTCCGGCTGTACGTCGGCCTGGAAACGCCAGTAGCGCCGCTCCAGACCGCGGATGATGACTGTAAACTGCCGCCGGTTCGGACCCACGTCCTCGCCGCCGCGTATGCACATGCCCAACACGTCGTGCCATAACCCTTTGTAGTCGTTGGGCCAGGCGCTCGCCACCGCCCGATGCAGCAGGTCGGCCACGCCCTCGCTGGTGGTCACAGGAATCTTGAAATGCTGCCGACTGACTTCATCCAGACCCAACCACCCCAATCTGGCGTCCAGCAGCTGGCCGTCGGCCAGCAGTTCCGCCGGGCCGGGGCCGGCGTGGATGAGGACGGGGGCAGCCGTCGTTGCTGCGGACAGGGGTGGGCAGGCCGCCGGGAACGGACTGACCGTCCAGTAGAGGCCGGTCGCTGCTAACTCCACGTCCGGGGGCGTCAGCTGGACCACCTCGGCGTAGCCCAACTCCCGGCATAGGGCGTCGGCCGTTTCCAGAACACGTTGGTAGGCGGCGGCGTCCATCGGGGCGCCGGGGTACAAATAAGCGGCCACCGTATCGGCCACCGCCTGGTAGAACAGATGGGGCCGCCCGCCCAGGGCGATGGTGGGCAGAGCCGTCAGTTTTGTTTTAAGGTCGTTCATTGGTGTCTCTTGAGGTATCACAAAGCTGTGTCATGGGCGTACTCCCAGATGCTTACGTTGTCCGGCAGCGATTTCAGCAAGGGCAGCACGGCCGTGCGCGCCAGCCCACCGTTGCCGATACCGGGAAAGTTGAGGTGGATAGCACAGTCGGCATGGTAACGCGCCCACCAGGTTAAGGCGGTCACGCTCTGGGTAACCAGGGACAGGTCGGCCGGCCGCTGCCAGTGATATTTCACCTGGAAGGCCGCCAACTTCGCCGCCGGCCAGCGCTGGCTGATGAGCAGTCCGTAGAAGCCCTGGCTGCCGCAGATGGTCTGGATTTGCGCGCCCAGTGCTGCATCCAGACCGGGAAAACGCTCCCTGGCTTGCCGGGCCATGCCAAGCTGAATGATAATCCAGCCCAACACCAAACGGCCGTCAGCCGTCAGGGTGCTGTTGGTGGTAACAAGAAACAGTCCGGCCGTCTCATAGGCCGTCCACATATCACCGACCTGGAATTGGGGCATGAATTACCTCCTGGCAGTTGGTTTAATCTAGTCCATCCGATGAGGGCAAAGTGTCGCCGATAGCGCCAATGATTCGCGGCATCCGCGCCGTTAGGCGCAAACCCGCCTACAGAACAGAAGCTTGATACCCGAAAAAAAAGAGGCTGCTCCTCGTCATCGGGGAGCAGCCTACCTGCAACAACTGCCTCCGCGGGTTACTTTCCCGCGCTCGCCAACCACTCGGCAGTCGCGATGACAGCATCGCCCAATTCGGGTTCGCCTTCGTCAATGATGCCGTCTTCGGCGTCTGCCAACGTCGCGGTTATCTTTCCATGGCGGTGGTCTCCGGCGTGCTGCTTAGATGTTGGCAGCTATCGCGGATACCATCGCCGCCATCACAGGCGGTTAACAGAAGCAGGGTCACAAGCAGCAGAATAAGCACACCTGGTTTACGAGAAATCATGGGGAAGCCTCCGGAAAATAAAAAAAGGCGTGGACACGGCCGTTAACGGCCGTGCCCACGCCTGTCAGTCAGCGGGATGGTTGCAAATCTGGACGAATCTGTCCTAGAAGGGCACCTCGTCCTCTTCATACGCCGGTTCGCCCGCGCCGTGACCGTTGCCATTGCCATTCCCGTTGGCCCCGTTGCCGCCGCCCAGGAAGATGACACGGTCGGCGACTACCTCATACGACGCGCCTACAGTGCCGTCTTGCCGCGTCCACAGCCGCGGTCCGCCAGTAGCCGGGTCTGGCCGCAGCCGCCCTTCCACCAACACCTTCTGCCCTTTGCTCAGGTATTGGTTAGACGCTTCCGCCTGCTTGCCCCACACCGACACGCGCACCCAGGTCACTTCTTCCTGCATCTCGCCCGTCGTCCGGTCAGTCCAACGCCGGTTGGTCGCCAACGACAGGTTCGTCACCGCCTGGCCGTCTGGCATGTAACGCATGTCCGGGTCTTGCCCCAAATTGCCCACAATCGTCACTTTTTGGTACATGTTTCACTCTCCTTATCGCTAAAATTGGGTTGATAAACAATCTTCACCTCATCCGGCGCGATAGCGCCCTCTTCAATTGCGGATTGGCGATTGCGGATTGCGGATTGGGGAGAGGCCTCTCTTCATTCCGCAATCCGAAATCCGCAATCCGCAATTGGTACGAGTACGGCCAACACGTTGCCATCCACCGCCGTCGCCCAGGCGATGCGCCATTGGTCGTGGCGGATGGCCGCCAATTCGTGGTCGCGCTGCACGTAGCCAAAGAGGTTGCCGCGTGGCGTGCGGGTAATGACACGGTTGTCGTCGGTGACGGCCGTTGTCAGCGCCATCCCCTGGAACTTCGTTGCCGCGTAGTCGGCGATAAGTGCTTTGGCCTGTTCCCGCATGGCCGACGGTACATCGCCCATGCGGGTGTACTGCTTTGGGCCGGTGGCGTTAAGCAGATTGAGCCACGTTCCGTTGATGCGTACCGGCACGCCAGCACGCCGCGCCATCGGTTCCTCATGGTACTGGAGTACCGCCCCGGCCGTCGTCCAGACCGGTTCGCCCAGCAGCCCACTCTGCCGCAGCGCCGCCAACATCGTCTGGGCCAGACCCGGTTCACGGCCCGGACCGGACGGGTGTTTCTCGCCCAACTGCCAGAGCAGCCCATCGCGTACCGGCGCGCCTGCTTCCGGCCCGTGAATGTAGAGGTAGGCCGCCGCGCCGAGCAGGACAAACGGCCGTTGCGCCGCCGGCCACTGCGCCAGATAGGCTTCACTGGCCTGCCGCGCCGCCTGGTAGAGGGTTTCGGCAACGGCCGTATCGCCATCCTCAGCCTCGTCACCCGACCAGAAGAAGTCGTCAGCGCCGCGACCCTCGGCCAGCGCCTGCCGGATAGCCCGGCTGTAGACCTGGCGCAGCTCCTTGCCCACCGCCAGCCACTTCCGGCCTTGCTCGAACAGCGCCAGCGGCGGACACGCCTCGCACGCCAGCGCCGCCACTTCGGCCTGGTACTGCGCCTTGTGGGCTTCGATGGCCGCGCTTAAGGTGTCCAGCCAGTGGGGGTGCAGTTGACCGGCGGCCGCTGCCTGCTGCCGCGCCTCGCGCGCTGTCTGGCGCAACCAGTCTGGCAGCCGGTCGAGCAGCGTTTCCGGCAGCAGCCGGTGGGGATTGACCAGCCCGTGCTGCGCCATGCGCCGCAGGGCCATCTCGTTCCACTGCCGGACGGGGGTCAGATCCAGTCCGCTCTTGACGCTGCCGTCAATTACCGCCTCCA
Above is a genomic segment from Candidatus Leptovillus gracilis containing:
- a CDS encoding ThiF family adenylyltransferase; its protein translation is MAADNRLTAVHQPPTTNGQPPTTSRQLPTTSRQLPMTPLTIEPTYRVLLRETSHVRILQVGCGGTGSALALALGGLAYHARQQGIRVELTLVDHDVVEPGNVGRQSFAAASALTTAVPKCVDLAARLNAAYGLDVVAWPQRYNHPLGERWLSGGAERRGQLHLLIDCVDNTAARQEMARTALAHDGGLWLLSCGNERVNGQVLLGNTGRPEMIRLDKLGLCTGLPYPYLQEPGLLAEAEEATAVSCAVMAQQEAQSLMVNRLVAAVAGHLVTEMVLQRQVTVLGCYFSLTPPVMRSVPMTAATLAPFRLERQSD
- a CDS encoding Mov34/MPN/PAD-1 family protein; amino-acid sequence: MFPNLVTYQIHRHEPLPPTDALAYQYVLAGNGLFIRAETRFFAARIPVAAAVVRGLPLLAADFRLKIPRLSGSLLNSILADAGRARRPDGGLNEVFYQLHCQAGRVQVRRPSQLATGSSVVAVGNSAPAILCDLHSHGNMAAFFSATDNADEQGARLYGVIGKLDSEPEMRLRVGVYGYWLPLPVAVVFCSSGPFSEKEKR
- the ssb gene encoding single-stranded DNA-binding protein, with the protein product MYQKVTIVGNLGQDPDMRYMPDGQAVTNLSLATNRRWTDRTTGEMQEEVTWVRVSVWGKQAEASNQYLSKGQKVLVEGRLRPDPATGGPRLWTRQDGTVGASYEVVADRVIFLGGGNGANGNGNGNGHGAGEPAYEEDEVPF